A single Phaenicophaeus curvirostris isolate KB17595 chromosome 26, BPBGC_Pcur_1.0, whole genome shotgun sequence DNA region contains:
- the LOC138731165 gene encoding feather keratin Cos1-1/Cos1-3/Cos2-1-like, translated as MSCCNPCQPCQPCGPCPLASSCNECCVRQCQDSVVVIEPSPVVVTLPGPILSSYPQNTAVGSSTSAAVGSILSSNGVPISSGGLDLSCITSGYCGSRCRPC; from the coding sequence ATGTCCTGCTGCAAcccgtgccagccctgccagccctgtggcccgtgcccgctggccagcagctgcaatgagtgctgtgtgcggcagtgccaggactccgtTGTGGTCATCGAGCCCTCTCccgtggtggtgaccctgcccggacccatcctcagctcctacCCTCAGAACACCGCCGTCggctcctccacctccgctgctgttggcagcatcctcagctctaaCGGCGTTCCCATCTCCTCCGGGGGCCTTGACCTCTCCTGCATCACCAGCGGCTACTGTGGCAGCAGATGTCGGCCCTGTTAA
- the LOC138731136 gene encoding feather keratin Cos1-2, with protein MSCCNPCQPCQPCGPCPLASSCNECCVRQCQSSTIAIQPSAVVVTLPGPILSSFPQNTVVGSSTSAAVGSILSSNGVPISSGGLDLSCITSGYCGSRCRPC; from the coding sequence ATGTCCTGCTGCAAcccgtgccagccctgccagccctgcggcccgtgcccgctggccagcagctgcaatgagtgctgtgtGCGGCAGTGCCAGAGCTCCACCATCGCCATCCAGCCCTCCGcggtggtggtgaccctgcccggacccatcctcagctccttccctcagaaCACCGTTGTGggctcctccacctccgctgctgttggcagcatcctcagctctaaCGGCGTTCCCATCTCCTCCGGGGGCCTTGACCTCTCCTGCATCACCAGCGGCTACTGTGGCAGCAGATGTCGGCCCTGCTAA
- the LOC138731240 gene encoding feather keratin Cos1-2-like, whose amino-acid sequence MRRLRISGTETPKYGRKAQLQCWWHPVQVHLQPPDMSCCNPCQPCQPCGPCPLASSCNECCVRQCQSSTIAIQPSAVVVTLPGPILSSFPQNTVVGSSTSAAVGSILNSNGVPISSGGLDLSCITSGYCGSRCRPC is encoded by the exons atgagaaggctgaggatTTCTGGGACAGAAACACCCAAGTATGGGCGGAAGGCTCAGCTTCAGTGCTGGTGGCATCCCGTGCAG gttcacctccagcccccagaCATGTCCTGCTGCAAcccgtgccagccctgccagccctgcggcccgtgcccgctggccagcagctgcaatgagtgctgtgtGCGGCAGTGCCAGAGCTCCACCATCGCCATCCAGCCCTCCGcggtggtggtgaccctgcccggacccatactcagctccttccctcagaaCACCGTTGTGggctcctccacctccgctgctgttggcagcatccttAATTCTAATGGAGTTCCCATCTCCTCCGGGGGCCTTGACCTCTCCTGCATCACCAGCGGCTACTGTGGCAGCAGATGTCGGCCCTGCTAA
- the LOC138731089 gene encoding feather keratin Cos1-1/Cos1-3/Cos2-1-like gives MSCCNPCQPCQPCGPCPLASSCNECCVRQCQDSVVVIEPSPVVVTLPGPILSSFPQNTAVGSSTSAAVGSILNSNGVPISSGGLDLSCITSGYCGSRCRPC, from the coding sequence ATGTCCTGCTGCAAcccgtgccagccctgccagccctgcggcccgtgcccgctggccagcagctgcaatgagtgctgtgtgcggcagtgccaggactccgtTGTGGTCATCGAGCCCTCTCccgtggtggtgaccctgcccggacccatcctcagctccttccctcagaaCACCGCCGTCggctcctccacctccgctgctgttggcagcatccttAATTCTAATGGAGTTCCCATCTCCTCCGGGGGCCTTGACCTCTCCTGCATCACCAGCGGCTACTGTGGCAGCAGATGTCGGCCCTGCTAA
- the LOC138731088 gene encoding feather keratin Cos1-1/Cos1-3/Cos2-1-like — MSCCNPCQPCQPCGPCPLASSCNECCVRQCQDSVVVIEPSPVVVTLPGPILSSYPQNTAVGSSTSAAVGNILSSNGVPISSGGLDLSCITSGYCGSRCRPC; from the coding sequence ATGTCCTGCTGCAAcccgtgccagccctgccagccctgcggcccgtgcccactggccagcagctgcaatgagtgctgtgtgcggcagtgccaggactccgtTGTGGTCATCGAGCCCTCTCccgtggtggtgaccctgcccggacccatcctcagctcctacCCTCAGAACACCGCCGTCggctcctccacctccgctgctgttggcaACATCCTCAGCTCTAACGGCGTTCCCATCTCCTCCGGGGGCCTTGACCTCTCCTGCATCACCAGCGGCTACTGTGGCAGCAGATGTCGGCCCTGCTAA
- the LOC138730985 gene encoding feather keratin Cos1-2-like, whose translation MLSVHHEHLRKLPLPWKLRPSLRQVRATIKARAAPRSLIHFSRLLLLGNQVHLQPPDMSCCNPCQPCQPCGPCPLASSCNECCVRQCQSSTIAIQPSAVVVTLPGPILSSFPQNTAVGSSTSAAVGSILSSNGVPISSGGLDLSCITSGYCGSRCRPC comes from the exons ATGCTTTCCGTCCATCATGAGCACCTTAGAAAATTGCCACTTCCGTGGAAGCTGCGTCCGAGCCTGAGGCAGGTCAGGGCCACCATAAAAGCCCGTGCAGCTCCTCGCTCTCTCATCCACTTCTCTCGCCTCCTTCTCCTTGGGAATCAG GTTCACCTCCAGCCCCCGGACATGTCCTGCTGCAAcccgtgccagccctgccagccctgcggcccgtgcccgctggccagcagctgcaatgagtgctgtgtGCGGCAGTGCCAGAGCTCCACCATCGCCATCCAGCCCTCCGcggtggtggtgaccctgcccggacccatcctcagctccttccctcagaaCACCGCCGTCggctcctccacctccgctgctgttggcagcatcctcagctctaaCGGCGTTCCCATCTCCTCCGGGGGCCTTGACCTCTCCTGCATCACCAGCGGCTACTGTGGCAGCAGATGTCGGCCCTGCTAA
- the LOC138731167 gene encoding feather keratin Cos1-2-like, with protein sequence MSCCNPCQPCQPCGPCPLASSCNECCVRQCQSSTIAIQPSAVVVTLPGPILSSFPQNTVVGSSTSAAVGSILNSNGVPISSGGLDLSCITSGYCGSRCRPC encoded by the coding sequence ATGTCCTGCTGCAAcccgtgccagccctgccagccctgcggcccgtgcccgctggccagcagctgcaatgagtgctgtgtGCGGCAGTGCCAGAGCTCCACCATCGCCATCCAGCCCTCCGcggtggtggtgaccctgcccggacccatcctcagctccttccctcagaaCACCGTTGTGggctcctccacctccgctgctgttggcagcatccttAATTCTAATGGAGTTCCCATCTCCTCCGGGGGCCTTGACCTCTCCTGCATCACCAGCGGCTACTGTGGCAGCAGATGTCGGCCCTGCTAA
- the LOC138731328 gene encoding feather keratin Cos1-2-like, with amino-acid sequence MSCCNPCQPCQPCGPCPLASSCNECCVRQCQSSTIAIQPSAVVVTLPGPILSSFPQNTAVGSSTSAAVGNILNSNGVPISSGGLDLSCITSGYCGSRCRPC; translated from the coding sequence GTCCTGCTGCAAcccgtgccagccctgccagccctgcggcccgtgcccgctggccagcagctgcaatgagtgctgtgtGCGGCAGTGCCAGAGCTCCACCATCGCCATCCAGCCCTCCGcggtggtggtgaccctgcccggacccatcctcagctccttccctcagaaCACCGCCGTCggctcctccacctccgctgctgttggcaACATCCTTAATTCTAATGGAGTTCCCATCTCCTCCGGGGGCCTTGACCTCTCCTGCATCACCAGCGGCTACTGTGGCAGCAGATGTCGGCCCTGCTAA